GTGTCATATTAGACTACTATGAAAGCTCACAGTTCGAGAAATAATCGTTAATAAGGTATCAGATAATGAACAGGAGAAAATGATGAGGGTAACATAAGTAAAATTAAGTCTAAAAACGGAAAAACTTCCCAAAAGCCTGATTGCTAAACTATCAAAAACATAACTATATTCCACTGATATACATGAACCAATCTGCGAAACGTTACTCGCCACTCCAAATAGTCTTGATTGGTGGAGCGATTGCCACAACCGCCACTGTCTCTGTGTTTGGCTCTGCTTGGACTCGCTGCGTTCTGGCCGCCTTAGAAGATAGCCCGAAAGCGTTAGTTGACCAAGTATGGCAATTGGTAAATCGTGAGTATGTTGATGGCAGTTTTAATCAACAAGATTGGATAGCCACTAGGCAGAGCTTGTTAAGCAAAGAATATTCTTCTAATGAACAAGCTTATGTGGCAATTCGCGAAGCTTTACAAAAACTGGGTGATCCTTATACGCGGTTTATGGATCCCCAACAATTTAAAGCTCTCACTAACCAAACATCCGGCGAAGTCTCCGGGATTGGCATTCGCATGGAAATGAACGACCAAACTCAGCGCCTCACCGTTTTGGAAGCTATCGAAAATTCTCCGGCGCTCAAGGCTGGGATCAAAGCAGGCGATGAGATTTTGGCAATTGATGGCAAATCCACGCAAAAAATGTCGGTGGAAGAGGCCTCTGGGTTAATTCGTGGTAAAGTCGGTAGTCCCATAAAGCTGCAATTAGGAAGAACGGGGCGGAGTGCTTTTGATGTGAAGCTGACACGGGCAATAATTGAAGTCCCAACAGTGCGCTATACCCTCAAACAAGAAGGAAATCGCCGCGTTGGCTATATCCGGTTGCGGGAGTTTAGTGGCCACGCGTCGGAGCAAATGCGCCGAGCTATTCAAGATTTAAACGCTCAAGAACCGGATGCTTTTGTTTTAGATTTGCGTGGAAATCCTGGGGGTTTGTTAAATTCCAGTATTGAAATTGCTCGGATGTGGTTGGATAATGGTGGTATTGTCCGTACAGTTAACCGTGCCGGAGGTAGTGAGCTGACTAATGCTAATCGCACCGCCCTGACGCAACGACCTTTAGCAATCTTAGTAGATGGTAATTCGGCCAGTGCTAGCGAAATTCTGACTGGGGCGCTCAAGGATAATAACCGAGCAGTGGTTATTGGCAGTCAAACCTTTGGCAAAGCAATGGTGCAGTCTGTTCATCCACTGGCAGATGGTTCAGGTTTGGCAGTTACCATTGCCCACTATTACACTCCTGATGGCACAGATATTAATAAAAAAGGGATTGTACCAGATATTAAGCTAGATTTGACAGCAGCACAAGAGCGTCAGCTGGCGACTAATCCCAATTTAGTTGGCACTCAAAACGATCCGCAATATGCTAGAGCGATCGCAGCACTATCAAGTAACAACTTCGCTCTACCTCCAGCCAGCCAAACTAACCAACCTGTCAGTTCTGGGGCTAGAGATTTAAAATTTTAGCTAGGACGATTTTGGACTGGGAATACTGCTGAGTAATCCCATCTCCCTATAAAACTCATATTTTTTGACACTCTCAGGTCTAAAGACACTGAGATTCTTAAGAGATTTTCACTCGTAAAGGCTGTGCCAAACAGCCACTAGACACTCCGCTTAAAGCATTGTGCTTACTTTCTCGAAAGAATATTGTCCGCACCTTTACAGTCTGCATTCACCAAAATACCATACTGAGATGGAGATGGTCAAGATGCACAAAGACCACAGAGGTTAAAACCGCCCGTGTCGCTTCCCTCTCAGCACCCTTCGCTGAGTTTCCCGCATACCGAGAGGTCTTATGAATCAGCCTGTTGATTCAACCACTACCAAAAGTTTCTTGCCAATGGTATCAGTGGTTGTTCCTATTTATAACGGTGAGGCAGATTTACCAGAGTTAATCAAGTGTCTGCTATCTCAAACTTACCCTCAAGACCGGGTAGAGTATTTACTGGTTGATAATAACAGCAGCGATCGCACTCTGAGCCTGCTGAAAGCTTCGGCGGAAAATTGCCCTGTAATTCATGTTTTGAGCGAAAATCACATTCAAAGCTCTTACGCTGCCCGAAATACGGGAATTCGCGCTGCTGTGGGCGAAATTATCGCTTTTACGGATGCTGATTGTCATCCCCAACCGCAGTGGCTAGACTCGTTAATCCAGCCTTTTCGTGATTCAAATGTGGTAATTGTGGCTGGTGAAATTGCGGCGCTACCGGGTGATACTATCTTAGAACAACACGCAGAGCGTCAAGAAACTTTATCTCAGAAGCATACTCTGGCTAATTCCTTTTGTCCTTACGGTCAAACCGCTAATTTAGCAATTCGTCGCATGGCGCTAGAAACAGCAGGTCTATTTCGACCATATCTGACCACTGGTGGCGATGCCGATATTTGTTGGCGGATTCTGCGGGCAAATATCGGACGTTTAGAATTTGCCCCAGATGCAATTATCCAGCACCGCCACCGCGCCACACTCAAGGAACTAGAAAGTCAATGGCGACGCTACGGACGCTCTAATCGCTATCTGCATGAACTGCACGGTGTAAAATTAATGCCAGAGATCACAGCCAAAGATTACAGTTATCGTTTGGTACGTTGGTTATTGAAGGAACTACCACGGGATATTTTGCAGGCGATCGCGGGTCAAGCCACTATTGTAGATTTATTAAATACTCCCATTAGTTTGTTCACTGCTAGAGCGCGTTGTGCTGGACAAAAAGATGCTAAGTTGCCAGAAAATGCCCAAAATATTGACTGGCTTTAAACCCAATACCTACCAAATTTCGCTAAATTGGAAACAGGTAAACACAAGGAAATTTCCATGTCAGCACAATTGTTACTGGTAGATGATGAACCGGGATTGCGGGAAGCCGTGAGCGACTATTTACAAGAAAGCGGCTTCAGTGTTCAAGTTGCCAGTAACGCCCGTGAAGGCTGGGATTGGATGCAGCAGAATACACCTGATTTAGTGATTTCTGATGTCATGATGCCGCAGGTGGATGGGTATCAGTTCCTCAAACAACTGCGAGAAGACCCCCGTTTTCAAACAGTCCCAGTCATATTTTTAACTGCTAAGGGAATGACAGGCGATCGCATTCAGGGCTACCAAGCCGGTGTTGATGCTTATCTACCGAAGCCTTTCGATCCAGATGAGTTAGTGGCAATAGTTGAGAATTTACTGTCTCGTCGGCTCACTAAAGCCACCGGTGAAGAGAGCGAAACCATTGATATTGCTGAACTAGCTAATCAAATTGCTCAAATTAAGGCTTTATTAACTCAAAGAAGTGCAATTTCTCAATCTCCAGCCCCGTTTAAAATCGACTTGACCCCCAGAGAGCAAAGTGTTTTAAATTTGGTAGCTGAGGGGTTGATGAACAAAGAAATCGCCCGACGCTTAGAAACGAGCGTCCGTAATGTTGAGAAATACGTCAGCCGTTTGTTTAGTAAAACTGGCACTAATAGCCGCACCGAATTAGTTCGTTTTGCATTGGAACACGGTCTGGCTAAGTAGAAATTCAACCCTTTGAGCCTAGCCAAACAATTGTTACTCCCACTGAGTGCAGTGATTAGGAGAATACCAGAAAAGAAATTATCCCATCTTCTCAGATGGGTTTTCTGAAAATCTTTTGAGATTAGCGGGCATATTTGCCCGCACCACAAGAAATTTTTGATCATCGCTCCAACCAAAAGCCAAACTTTATTTACAGCTTGAGATTGTGATCTATTGATTGTTGTCCACAGCGTTACGTAAGCGCATCAACTGGCGACGCATTTGGGGCGAGGCCTTGAATTCAGACACTTCCTGCGCCTTAACAGAGGCTTGCAGCGTCTCTAGAAACTCATCAGAGCCTTCGGTCAAAGCGTCCAGCAATACCTGTAATAGTTGCTCGCGATCGCCTAATAAACTTTTTTCTTCAATCAACCGAAACTTGAGATGTATTTCGCACTCATAAACACCTACTTCGATATTATTTATCTGGCGTGGTAATGCTTTCGAGTTCATAATTTTTAGGATGAGATTACTTAGTGGTCGTCAGGGTGAGGAACTATAGCAGCCGCCAAGGTGGTTAGGACGTGGAAAAAGTTTAAAACCCAGTCACAGTAGGGGCGGGTTTACTAATATGTAGCTTGCGTGGCCTAGCCATACCCGCCCCTACTTTTGACTTTTGACTTTTGCTATATCTCCCCAGCCAAAATCCTTTATATTTTTTTTGTATCCACAGTTCTGGAATTAAAAGTCTTTGTTCAATCCACAACAGTTGTATTCTATATTCACTCTCCTGTGTTTTTTCTATATAGACTTTCAGGGCGAAGTCGTGATCTTCCTGAGCCAGATGTGCTTTTAGCTAAACCATAACTATTATTCAGTTTTTGATATCTTATACAATAAAGTTTCTGTAAGAACTTGTTGAACCTTTTTAAATGTTTTTACATTAACTTTATTTTTCATTTAAGTAGGTTAACTTTTTACTAAATTTTTGGTATTTATACGTAAAATAAATGGCTGTTATTTTCGCTTTTATTAAAGCCAGAGGGAGTTTTACCATAATTACATATAATGACTTCATGTACCTTTTGTTCAACCAAAAAATTCCAGAGATGTTGATGAACAAATTAAGCATAAGTAAAATCTGAATGTTATAAATATTATCAAAACTTCAAGCTGATCTATTCCAGTAGAGTAGCTGAATCTGGGAATATTCTAGATTTAACGAGTAAAAATACTGAGGTTTTATGGTATATTAAATATGAATGGGAGTGTAATCAAGATTTAATATTAATTTGTCTCCAACTGCCAGATTAGTGTTGTAAAAACCGAAAAAAGTACGTTTGCGCTCCCTACTTGTAATTAACGGGCATTTAAGTCCACGGATAACGTCTACAATTATTTCAGTGTAATTAAAGCAAAGCTTACACCCTTTTATGGACAACCCGATGCTCCTCAAGTCCACAACCCGGCATATCCGAATTTTCGCGGCAGAAATTGACCGGGATGGCGAACTGGTTCCTAGTAATCAGGTCTTAACGTTAGATATTGACCCAGACAACGAATTCAATTGGAACGAAGATGCTCTACAAAAGGTTTATCGCCAGTTTGATGAACTGGTAGAAGCATCTAGTGGCGTTGATTTAACAGATTATAACTTACGCCGCATTGGTTCAGACTTAGAGCATTATCTGCGATCGCTCTTGCAAAAAGGTGAAATCAGCTACAATCTCTCGGCTCGTGTCACTAACTACAGCATGGGACTTCCCCAAGTTGTCGCTAACGAAAATCAGTAGAGATTGTTAACTTCAATCCCCTGGGGCATGGTATCACCATGCCCCTATAATTTTCTGAATGAGAAAAGCGCAAATTTTTTGGCTCTCCACACATTTCCCCAACCGCGTATTATAATGGATATATGAACCTCATGGGTCCGTCACGGTTTCGACAGGTTGGCGAACGCTACTCTGTGATTCAGGTCGAGAGTGAGTCTCCTCTCGCAAATCAAAGGCTCAAAACAAAAGTAAATGCGAATAACATCGTTAACTTTGCTCGTAAGCCTGCTCTAGTAGCAGCTGCCTAAAAACCTCTTACAGGTTCGAGCGTCTCTGGTTTGACTCCGTTAAGGACTAGAGACCAACCCCCAACGGAAGCTCTAACAAGTGTTCTCTGGTTGGCTTGTTAGCTAAGACTTAATCAGAGCATCCTACGTTCGGGATAATGAACGATTCCCGCCTTGAGGGTTAGAAAGGCTAAACCTGTGAACGAACGGGGTGTAAATACCCAATTTGGACAGCAGTTCGACTCTGCTCGGATCCACTTAAATCAAAAACAAGTCCACCAAACACTCAGAAGTTTAGGTGGATTTTGTTTTGCTGCTTATACCTGATTTAAGGTCATTTGACCTGCAAGCGAACTTCCTGAAACTGTTCAACTTCTAAACAATTGTTTTGGCAATTAACTTTTCGAGTGTCTACCCAGGCTTGTTGAACCTCTATACCGTGAAAGTGGAGTTGAACTGTGGTATATGGGAAAGTATAATTTCCCTGCTGTTGCCATGTAATTTCGAGAATATGGCGATCGCGCTTCAGGTAAAATTCATCTAAGCGCCATTCACCATATCCATCTCCAGCATCGCTATAAACCCGACCTTCACTGGTGAGACTCATAGGTGCGTAAATGTGAAGTATAAGTTGTTTTTCTACCGACATG
The window above is part of the Nodularia spumigena CCY9414 genome. Proteins encoded here:
- the ctpB gene encoding carboxyl-terminal processing protease CtpB — protein: MNQSAKRYSPLQIVLIGGAIATTATVSVFGSAWTRCVLAALEDSPKALVDQVWQLVNREYVDGSFNQQDWIATRQSLLSKEYSSNEQAYVAIREALQKLGDPYTRFMDPQQFKALTNQTSGEVSGIGIRMEMNDQTQRLTVLEAIENSPALKAGIKAGDEILAIDGKSTQKMSVEEASGLIRGKVGSPIKLQLGRTGRSAFDVKLTRAIIEVPTVRYTLKQEGNRRVGYIRLREFSGHASEQMRRAIQDLNAQEPDAFVLDLRGNPGGLLNSSIEIARMWLDNGGIVRTVNRAGGSELTNANRTALTQRPLAILVDGNSASASEILTGALKDNNRAVVIGSQTFGKAMVQSVHPLADGSGLAVTIAHYYTPDGTDINKKGIVPDIKLDLTAAQERQLATNPNLVGTQNDPQYARAIAALSSNNFALPPASQTNQPVSSGARDLKF
- a CDS encoding glycosyltransferase; translation: MNQPVDSTTTKSFLPMVSVVVPIYNGEADLPELIKCLLSQTYPQDRVEYLLVDNNSSDRTLSLLKASAENCPVIHVLSENHIQSSYAARNTGIRAAVGEIIAFTDADCHPQPQWLDSLIQPFRDSNVVIVAGEIAALPGDTILEQHAERQETLSQKHTLANSFCPYGQTANLAIRRMALETAGLFRPYLTTGGDADICWRILRANIGRLEFAPDAIIQHRHRATLKELESQWRRYGRSNRYLHELHGVKLMPEITAKDYSYRLVRWLLKELPRDILQAIAGQATIVDLLNTPISLFTARARCAGQKDAKLPENAQNIDWL
- a CDS encoding response regulator transcription factor, which encodes MSAQLLLVDDEPGLREAVSDYLQESGFSVQVASNAREGWDWMQQNTPDLVISDVMMPQVDGYQFLKQLREDPRFQTVPVIFLTAKGMTGDRIQGYQAGVDAYLPKPFDPDELVAIVENLLSRRLTKATGEESETIDIAELANQIAQIKALLTQRSAISQSPAPFKIDLTPREQSVLNLVAEGLMNKEIARRLETSVRNVEKYVSRLFSKTGTNSRTELVRFALEHGLAK
- a CDS encoding Npun_R1517 family heterocyst differentiation transcriptional regulator, whose product is MNSKALPRQINNIEVGVYECEIHLKFRLIEEKSLLGDREQLLQVLLDALTEGSDEFLETLQASVKAQEVSEFKASPQMRRQLMRLRNAVDNNQ
- a CDS encoding NAD(P)H-quinone oxidoreductase subunit M, giving the protein MDNPMLLKSTTRHIRIFAAEIDRDGELVPSNQVLTLDIDPDNEFNWNEDALQKVYRQFDELVEASSGVDLTDYNLRRIGSDLEHYLRSLLQKGEISYNLSARVTNYSMGLPQVVANENQ